The genomic segment GAGGGGTGGCACGGGGTGGCCTTCGGCAAGCCGCTCTCGAGGACCCGCGAGTACGTCGAGATCGTGCGCTCGGTGTGGCGGCGGGAGAAGCCGCTCGAGTTCAAGGGGCAGTACTACCAGATTCCCTACGCGGGTCCCGACGCCACGGGGCTCGGCAAGCCGCTCAAGTCCATCCTGCACGGCCGGACCGACATCCCCGTTTACCTAGCGGCGATCGGTCCGAAGAACGTGGCGCTGGCGGCGGAGATCGCCGACGGCTGGCTGCCCGTGTTCTTCTCGCCCCAGCGGATTGCCGTGTTCAAGGAGTCCCTCGACAGCGGCTTCGCTCGGGCCGGGGGCGGGAAATCACTCGCGCGCTTCGACCTGGCTCCCACCGTGCCGGTGATCGTGGGAGACGACGTGGCGGCATGCCGCGCCATGGTCAAGCCCCGGCTCGCCCTCTACGTCGGCGGCATGGGCGCCCGTGGCAGGAACTTCTACAACGACCTCGTGTGCCGCTACGGCTACGAGGCGGCGGCCAAGACCATCCAGGATCTCTACCTCGGGGGCAAGAAGGAGGAGGCGGCGGCGGCAGTGCCCGACGCCCTCGTGGACGAGGTGGCGCTGTGCGGCCCGAAGGAGCGGATCCGCGAGCGGCTCGAGGCCTGGAAGAGATCGGGCGTGACCACGATGATCCTCGGTGTCGGACAGGTGGACGCGCTGCGGCTGATGGCCGAGCTGGCGCTCTGAGCGCCGCGTGAAGCCCGCCGCGCTCCGCGTTCAGGCCGCTATTGTTGCACTGGGCTTGAAGGGGGAGGTGGTGGAGCTCGCCGTGGAGGCGCGCACCTCGCAGCAGGCGGCTGACGCCGTCGGCGTGCGCGTGGAGCAGATCGCGAAGTCCTTGGTCTTCACCGTCAATGGCGTGCCCGTCATGGTCGTGACCTCGGGGATCAACCGCGTGGACGAGGCGAAGCTGGGGCGGCTGGCGGGCGGCCAGGTCCGCCGCGCCGACGCCGACACGGTCAGGCGCGCGACCGGCTACGCGATCGGCGGCGTGCCGCCGCTGGGCCACGAGACGGCGCTGCCGATCTGGGTGGACGAGGACCTGCTGGGCCTCGACTTGATCTACGCGGCCGCGGGCGTGCCCGAGTGCGTTTTCCCGCTGACGCCCGACGAGCTCGTGCGGGCCACGGGCGGCCGCGTCGCCGATGTAAAGGAATCGAAGTGAAGGAGTCGAAGACGTCCCCAAAAGGAGAACCAGCATGAAGCTCAAGGACAGGGTGGCCATCGTCACGGGCGCGGGGTCGGGCATCGGTCAGGCCTCGGCGCTCCTGTTCGCTTCGGAGGGCGCCAAGGTCGCCGTCGTGGACCTCAAGCCAGACGCTGCTCGGGCGGTAGCGGAGCAGATCGAGCGGGCC from the Candidatus Methylomirabilota bacterium genome contains:
- a CDS encoding YbaK/EbsC family protein; the protein is MKPAALRVQAAIVALGLKGEVVELAVEARTSQQAADAVGVRVEQIAKSLVFTVNGVPVMVVTSGINRVDEAKLGRLAGGQVRRADADTVRRATGYAIGGVPPLGHETALPIWVDEDLLGLDLIYAAAGVPECVFPLTPDELVRATGGRVADVKESK
- a CDS encoding LLM class F420-dependent oxidoreductase; translation: MRLGLNMGYSGSALRINVPLVQEADRLGFHSVWSAEAYGSDAVTTITWVAAVTQRIGVGTAIMQIPARTPTLTATTAMTLDQLSGGRFLLGLGVSGPQVVEGWHGVAFGKPLSRTREYVEIVRSVWRREKPLEFKGQYYQIPYAGPDATGLGKPLKSILHGRTDIPVYLAAIGPKNVALAAEIADGWLPVFFSPQRIAVFKESLDSGFARAGGGKSLARFDLAPTVPVIVGDDVAACRAMVKPRLALYVGGMGARGRNFYNDLVCRYGYEAAAKTIQDLYLGGKKEEAAAAVPDALVDEVALCGPKERIRERLEAWKRSGVTTMILGVGQVDALRLMAELAL